In Aedes albopictus strain Foshan chromosome 3, AalbF5, whole genome shotgun sequence, the genomic window GACAGTTGATCTTTGCGTATGATTTTCAGACGATGTGAGAAAGATTTACTAATTCGCTACAGGTATTATTTATTCTAGGTTGAAAACTTTTCCCTGGAATTGCTACACCAAAACTTTGCAATTGAAATTTTCGGATTGTTTTCGGTGAATATGCGGCATGTGTACGAGGTATGTTGACTTTTGGATTGTGAAACAATTATGGTTACAACTAGTATTGAACAATTGCAGTTGGTTGCAACTATGACGGGCTACCTCATCATATTGGTGCAAGTGCAAATGACTGCTGATTACTAATCATGTGAGAGCCATGTGTAACAGACAACATGTTATGCAATGTACTTTTTGATGATCTGTTGTTATCTGTGTCTAACATTAAATAAAGATTATTAAATAACATAAAAAGTTGTTTATGTTTTTAGTACAACAAATATAAAATGCTATCAATAGAAGAAGAAACGATTTAAAACAGTCTGTTATTTTCTATTCTATGCCACAGCGTAGCACAGAATAATAAATGTTTTGGAATCATCTTCACAGTTATCTTAACACTCAATATAAACGCACCTTACGCCACGCCTACCATACGGCAATCCACGCGCCAACGCGAACCTCTGCCGATCAACCATTTCCTAAACACTCTGTCATTGAATAACTAGCACGGTCTACCTAGTGACAGACTGCATCATTACCTCTTAGCTTAGCTCTAGATTAGCTAATCTTCATGTTCCATGAACCAACTGTATAACTGAGCCAATATATGTATCTTATTTATGTATTCGTTATTAATGTAGAATAAAGCTTTCGGACAATTAATGACAAGCCGTTAAATAATTGTATGACAGCCATTTTATTGTATATTTGAATATCAATTATTTTGTCCCTCTTCATGTGTATTTATTTTATAAACCGTTTGTGTTAAGTTATTTTAATTCAGCATAATATTATTCTGCCAATTGGACTTGCACCATTATGATGAGGTATCCGGTCATTGCTGCAACTGCCTGTAATTATGGCAATACTATATACTGTAATTCACGAATATGTGATTCGTATCAAGTCAAAAACACCTGATAAATCAGCGACATATCCACGGAAAACAGTCCGAAGAGATCTATTTTATAGTTCTGATGCAGTAGCTCCAAGGTGAAGAATTCGATCTGCAACAGATTTATCTCTGTACAAAGTATGTTGAAGGGGATGTGACATGACTTTTCAACGTAGGGCTTAtgtaagaacaaaataataaaaaaaatcattgaaataaagCTCAATGTTTGAGAAGAGCATCCTGATGGAAAGTGGTGTCGCATCCTATCGTTTGACCAATCACCATAACTCACACTTTGATCAACTTCGTGGTCAATTTCAGATTCGATGAACTCGTTCAGCAGAACTCCGGTTCTTTGAGCCTAGAGAATAAATGGTATGTATGCttaatattttataaatttttgaattattttcttACCCTTCGTGTCACCTGCTCGAAGAACAAAGCTCGCAGAAAGAACTGATTGGCCATACAACACATGTAGAATAGCGAGCTAGCGTATGCTGCATAGTTGTTGGCAACTCCATCACGAACGTCTTGCACGAATGAAGTGTAGGTATAGTAGATCTGCCAAGAAGATTTGTAATAATCGCGCAACTCAGCTAATCCCCTAGATCCTTACCGTGGAAATGACAAGCGTGAACTCATAGACAACCGTCAACAGTATCGGCAACTGAAACAGCTCGCGTATCTCCTGTAAAGTCCTCTTAGTTAACCGGTGTAGGTAGCATAGGTGTTGAATTTCATGAAGTACATCTCGACACACTTTCGATTTCCTGGCTTTGTGACCGTTCCAGTAGGTGACGTTGTTGTCGAAATCACGTAGCAAATCAACCGCATGGCTCACTCGATAGTTGATGCTGCGATACAGCATCGATCCGAGGACTGCAAACGAGTTGAAATACCAAACCATGATCATCATGTGGGCTTCGTTAATGAAGTGAAGTATGAACGCGTAAGTCTCATCGGCATCGGAAATAATTATGAAATATGTGTTGGACATTATGGCCAAACAGGAACTGGTAACAACCAATCTATTTTGGAATGTTTCTAGAAGCTTGCAATCCAAAGCGGAATACTCCTCAAGCAACATAGTGAAAAGGAAATTAAATCTATTTAATATCACAAGAATTCGGTTCCAGTTCGTTGCGATTACTATGTAGGCAGAAAGAGAACAAATAACTGTGAGGATGCCTTGAAGAATCGAAAATATATCGTTCAGGTCGAATTCATCGTACGGTTCAATCAGGGTGCTATAGTATCCCCATGGTGATATGAACACCGTTATGGCTAGCCAAACGATTGACACAAATAGGAACCATCACGAAGGTTGAAAAGAGCGCTGTTGAAAATCATATGTGTGCGGCAAATGACCGGAgagttgaagaattttcagaaaaatgttCAAAGCAGTTTTTGGGTTGGGGTACATATCCTTTATAAAACGAGAATTGAGCTCAACTGAACAAACGTATGCCATAGTTGGTTTGGCTGTGTAGATATGAATAAATGATGATCCGAGATGAATATGTTAAGTATGAAGTAAGAAAAATATGTTTGAGGGTGGTTAATTAGAAAAGGGGCAATTGTTTATTGGATTCATGACTTGGGTATGTGTCATTTATCACTTTCTCTCTACTAATTGCATATTTTCTTAAAGCACTCATGCAAATGGTACAATCGAGTGTCCCAGATAATAAGGAATCATGTAATATAAACCattatgttgttgttgttgatgatgatgatgatgatggtgatagtGTATCCATCAGTGCAAGGATTACCAATGGCTGCACAGTCATAGCGGAACGGAATataatctacctgatggtttgttgtagcagggtaagctaaattcattgAAGACCTTCGAAATACAACGTGATGGTTGTTGTCTCGTGACAAAAGCCTAACCAACATATTTTCTCGGAAACCAATTCATTTTGCTCCCTTAGGCTACACCTATTCCTTATTATCCGAAATCCCTATGTATATATCATGTTTAATTATAAAAGCGAATAGCAAGGAATGAACTCACCGAATAACCCTATTTAGCTgtttttccagatttgagttcaGTGTTTCGAagaatctgtgaaaaaagttcGAAGGACAAAAGGGCGACTGGATTTTCATCCATAGACGAATGGGACAGAAGGCTAGATAGCTATAGACAAATGACCAAAACATGAAAACGTGATTCAAATTTGACCCAAAAATGGTGATTAAAACCTTTATAAAAGTAATTGAACCAGTAATATAAGTTTATTAAAAACTTCAGAAAAGTCGTTATTGAAAGATAGGAAAGTGTCTACTTAACTTTGCAGTAGCTTAGAAGCACATTTTTTACTGCATGTAGTTCGGAAACGATGCCCGTAAATGATGTAAAACACTGATATTCATTGGAGTTAAggaaaaacgtcttgaaatcccgcttccaacagtgcatcagagcttcagacgcacaaatctcaagaagcaagcttcaaacagcagtgcattttattattctgttcttgtaaTGAGCTTAATATAAAAAGctcaggtacgctggttttgtttccgaagagatttgtgccgtcGAAATCGTGACTAGgggccaaagttggccattgtagcggccattttgggatcctaacaagtgTGTCCTTAAGGGCGAAAAGAAGTATTGcttgaaagaaaagcctatggATAGGAGAAGGAAGAATCTTTGATTGAAATATTGTGTTGCCGAAGGAGTGTGATACTGTAGTTCTTTGAGCAGATTAGAACTCTGGTGATTGTTTTTATCAGCTAAAACTAGAATATATTGGTTTATTTAATCCATTCTTTTGACGGTGAATCCTGTAATACTTACAATTCTTCAGTAAAATAATCCTGACTTGGCAACAATATTTATAGGCATCGGTTTAACCCGGATCTGATACGATTAAATTAAGAATCCAACGATTCCGCACTTGAATAATGATCGGTAGCTATGATACTGTCGCTACATTATGACTTTTCTCCTTTTGTCCTCATACAGTGTAGCATGAAGGTAGAATTGCAGATTTTCGCCGCAACATATTGTTATatgaaactccaatcattactTAGACTTAGTAATGccaatcccaactaacaatcactcatttaacaagcacCTTTAAGGTGAATTCAGCATGATGGTTGGATAAttttaataaacaaataaacaaattttcaggtaCAACATTTTGGAGAATTTATAAATCATAGTGTTGtgtactgtttgttgttaaaagctTTTAAcattatatagtaaagctgttattcagcttcagaaaaaattcattaaaaatagatacttgcatttttttcaattttcacgaaTGTTCATAATTGATACTTAGACTATGACGCCTGGTTGCCCCAAGGGACATGGTCAGGGGTTGGTCTTTCCTCGGAAAGATGACGGGAAGGGAGTCGGTCTTTCAAGCAGAAAGATGACGGGTTTTCACTACTTAACGTTTATTAATGATGTTGACCCTTGGCCCAGGTTGGAATGGACTGTGTTTGGTGGCCCTGGAAGGGTGGCGTTTTATAGGGCTGTGAAGGTGTTTGGAACCTTCTGGAAGCTTACTGCTGTCATGGTGATGCCTTATATACAATGTAACATATAATGTACATAGCATAGTTACTTATTTCTAATAGATTGCTGCGATTCATTTGGCCGTTGGAGGCGAACGTGGAATATCTGTGCTGACCACGTGGTTTCCGGAGGGGTTTGGGTGCGAACAAgtactattgtgaaataataactacacatgaaCTTACCTAAATCAAGactcgaactcgagacccgtcgattgcaagccgcatgccttcctgtctgcgccatcctagagatgatgaattgaatcgctcaaatcaaatcgtggtttaataatgatcaaactTCGATTCCTATTTAGCAGTTGTGAATTAGCACAAAATAATATGATGATATTGATGGTTAAATCgccacgaattgatgtgttggtggttttcgccgaaaacaatcgatgaaccaccaacacaaaatattatggttaacaactgaacaacatattaactcagctgctgttcagtaaaaacacgtgtttttgatTCTGtacgaagtatgatgaaacaaaaACGCTTATATGACTTGTgagaaacacattatacagatacatgtgctaatttggaCAAGAACTgaccaagaagcagaaaaaggtcttgctaaactattttctgaaggaatcactgcaaGTAGAacagaatagtagtttacgcaacaaggtgcagaatgaagatttttacagcacgagttgtacacttatccaacgaggcttgccgagttggataagtacgacgagtgctgtaaaaatcaagttcagcaccgagatgcgtacaaccttttttgcaatttcataaatttccacttgaggatagtttttaacaaaacttttacatcaaactgcacactgatgtccatagccatgtttaagaaagtctgatcatagcaggttaaaccgtgcagttgtcacaatttttcaaacctgcgcccagaaagcatcatgaagttgatcaaaactaaaaacagtgctgtaatggttcattacgcaaggcaaatcagtgctgtaatgaaccattgcagcactgataatttagtgtgggaaagtaggccttttcctgtcagatttgcgtgaggtaaaacagcctattacgatgagaaattgcaaaaaacttcTTACACTCTTGTAACGTGTTTAAAACTATCATTGTTAATTCCGATATGGAAGGTTGAACATGGgctactttttttaattgaaaaagcaattgtacagtaatatgtacagcataattttagttcagctatcattactattataaagcaacaattcagcatgcatgcttgtttgtggaATGCGATTGTTGGTTGGGAAGAACAGTCTATAAATTATAGGAGGACTTGTTTGCTTATACAGTATAATTCGTAGGAACTACAAATCAAATCAAGaagggatgatcactaagcactaGTAGTCAATGAATATGTCTATACTATAATTAGGAAAAACAGCTATTGAATAATATaatgcaaaatttctgattgaaatgtAAGTACTCAACGTTTGAGGGCGCGCgctatcaagcaaccgaaacttcaTCGCACTCGCACTGTATACGAATAGCGAGGTTTttgggtagtgttgtactttttacaacag contains:
- the LOC109426721 gene encoding gustatory receptor 23a-like isoform X2, which encodes MYAFGLSCQVYFKASFCEQVTRRAQRTGSLLNEFIIADVDETVDLCVENFSLELLHQNFAIEIFGLFSVNMRHVYELVATMTGYLIILVQVQMTADY
- the LOC134290132 gene encoding uncharacterized protein LOC134290132, which produces MSNTYFIIISDADETYAFILHFINEAHMMIMVWYFNSFAVLGSMLYRSINYRVSHAVDLLRDFDNNVTYWNGHKARKSKVCRDVLHEIQHLCYLHRLTKRTLQEIRELFQLPILLTVVYEFTLVISTIYYTYTSFVQDVRDGVANNYAAYASSLFYMCCMANQFFLRALFFEQVTRRAQRTGVLLNEFIESEIDHEVDQSIEFFTLELLHQNYKIDLFGLFSVDMSLIYQVFLT